One Lacticaseibacillus rhamnosus genomic window carries:
- the rsgA gene encoding ribosome small subunit-dependent GTPase A codes for MSEELTGRIIKQISGYYDLAVDGAIYRTRGRGSLRNDKITPLVGDFAVFQPGQGDDEGYLLRLLPRHNALVRPPVANVDQALLIVSAVEPDFSLNLLDRFLVYLEGHAIHAEIYLTKTDLAPDRLLKQIEEALAGYQAIGYAVFMPEAAFDPATLNQVQASFADKLTIFTGQTGAGKSTLINHLVPGLDLATGTISRALNRGKHTTRTTDLYPIHGGLVADTPGFSSLGLLDVTLDDLRDRFPEFVALAPHCKFRGCQHVSEPQCAVKAALDAGKIMASRYENYLQFREELSGKRPVYKKK; via the coding sequence ATGAGTGAAGAATTAACCGGAAGAATTATCAAACAAATCAGCGGGTATTATGATCTTGCAGTTGATGGTGCAATTTATCGCACTCGTGGTCGCGGAAGCCTGCGGAATGACAAGATCACGCCACTAGTTGGCGATTTTGCCGTATTTCAGCCGGGTCAAGGTGATGATGAAGGCTATTTGTTGCGGCTGCTGCCACGGCACAATGCGTTGGTGCGCCCACCAGTAGCCAATGTGGATCAGGCTTTGTTGATTGTCTCAGCCGTTGAACCGGATTTTTCGTTGAATCTGCTCGATCGGTTTTTGGTTTATCTGGAAGGGCATGCGATTCATGCCGAAATTTACCTCACCAAAACCGACTTGGCGCCTGATCGGCTGTTGAAGCAAATTGAAGAAGCTTTAGCCGGTTATCAGGCTATTGGATATGCGGTTTTCATGCCCGAAGCAGCCTTTGATCCTGCCACGTTGAATCAAGTTCAGGCTAGTTTTGCTGACAAGCTGACTATTTTTACGGGTCAAACCGGTGCAGGGAAGTCGACCTTGATCAATCATTTGGTGCCGGGGTTGGATTTGGCTACCGGAACCATTAGTCGGGCGTTAAATCGCGGTAAGCATACCACGCGCACAACCGATCTATATCCGATTCATGGCGGGCTAGTTGCTGACACGCCGGGGTTTTCCTCACTCGGTTTGTTGGACGTGACGCTTGATGACTTGCGGGATCGCTTTCCTGAATTTGTTGCCTTGGCCCCGCACTGTAAATTCCGGGGCTGTCAGCATGTCAGCGAGCCGCAATGTGCCGTCAAAGCCGCATTGGATGCCGGAAAGATCATGGCCAGTCGCTATGAAAATTATTTACAGTTTCGAGAAGAATTAAGTGGCAAGCGCCCAGTGTATAAGAAAAAGTAG